The Micropterus dolomieu isolate WLL.071019.BEF.003 ecotype Adirondacks linkage group LG22, ASM2129224v1, whole genome shotgun sequence genome contains a region encoding:
- the si:dkeyp-59c12.1 gene encoding ras-related and estrogen-regulated growth inhibitor-like protein, which translates to MDANIVVMGTESVGKSALTVRLLTRRFIGEYGDIESIYSHSFMDDGREITLNIWDSPYSEDLSMETSLFAKKVQWADGFVLVYSICDRVSFNTVSRLIQTIKSTKDYLNSDKAPIVIVGNKRDLHHRRTVLSEEGWLLALKTDCHFYEVSVAENYHSVLMVFHGLVDRMKDTKLTMKRPLGFKGIVKSMSAVFARRRTDSF; encoded by the exons ATGGATGCCAACATTGTTGTCATGGGGACTGAAAGCGTCGGAAAATCAG CGCTGACTGTGCGCCTCTTGACTCGGAGATTCATCGGAGAGTATGGAGATATTG AATCCATCTACAGTCACAGTTTTATGGACGATGGGAGGGAAATCACTCTAAATATTTGGGATTCACCTTATTCTGAG GATTTGTCTATGGAGACGTCACTCTTTGCGAAGAAGGTCCAGTGGGCGGACGGCTTTGTTCTCGTCTACAGCATCTGCGACAGGGTCAGTTTCAACACCGTTAGCAGGCTCATCCAGACAATCAAGTCCACTAAAGACTACCTGAACTCAGACAAAGCGCCCATAGTGATTGTGGGAAATAAGAGGGACCTGCACCACAGGCGGACAGTGCTGAGTGAGGAGGGCTGGCTGCTGGCTCTCAAAACAGACTGCCACTTCTACGAGGTGTCGGTGGCCGAGAACTATCACAGCGTGCTCATGGTGTTTCACGGGCTGGTGGACAGGATGAAGGACACCAAGCTGACCATGAAGAGGCCTCTGGGGTTCAAGGGCATAGTGAAAAGCATGTCCGCAGTTTTCGCCAGGAGACGGACAGACTCCTTTTAG